A portion of the Simkania negevensis Z genome contains these proteins:
- a CDS encoding 4-alpha-glucanotransferase, which yields MSLESKLQGKITYNAWKRIGIHAHHGINIPLFSIHTKKSCGVGEFYDLLPLIDWCAKHGMDVIQLLPLNDSGQDPSPYNALSSCALHPIYLSLHALPYSDGMEVKLEPLRALNSSKHLQYEHIYQEKLRFLRKYIKRAKEDLLKEGDYEEFVTKHHWLNPYALFRVLKNKCDHTHWKHWPKELQSPSTHQLKKLYSEHSNEIEIYSIIQYLCFKQLKKVKSYAESKGVFLKGDVPILVSPDSADVWMDPTFFDFNYVAGSPPNQFNPEGQYWGFPLYNWPAMKQDHYEWWKKRLLTAAELYHLYRIDHIIGFFRLWAIPPDQDPAQGTFVPSDPAIMEAQGDRILQILAGFTDMLPIGEDLGHPPSFLQMSLNKYGIPGTKVFRWQRDWANGETFIPYESYEPISMTSVSTHDLSTVRLWWKKHPKESKAYAAFKGWKYKKELSPEYQLEILYDNHHSSSLFHINLLQEYLALVPELTWENPDDERINYPGTLKPHNWKYRYKFPLETLTTHNAFNEGIKRVLS from the coding sequence ATGAGTCTTGAGTCTAAGCTGCAAGGAAAAATCACCTATAATGCTTGGAAACGGATAGGGATTCATGCTCACCATGGAATCAATATTCCCCTCTTTAGTATCCACACTAAAAAAAGCTGTGGTGTAGGAGAGTTTTATGATCTTCTCCCCCTCATCGACTGGTGTGCAAAACATGGCATGGATGTCATCCAACTTTTACCCCTCAACGACTCAGGTCAAGACCCTAGTCCTTACAATGCCCTTTCTTCGTGTGCTCTCCATCCTATTTACCTCAGTTTGCATGCCCTCCCCTACTCTGATGGAATGGAAGTAAAACTTGAGCCCCTACGGGCTCTAAATAGCTCTAAACACCTGCAATATGAGCATATTTATCAGGAAAAACTGCGCTTCTTACGCAAATACATTAAACGGGCAAAAGAGGATCTCCTCAAAGAGGGCGACTATGAAGAGTTTGTCACTAAACATCATTGGCTCAATCCTTATGCACTCTTTCGAGTTTTAAAAAACAAATGCGATCACACTCACTGGAAGCATTGGCCAAAAGAACTCCAAAGTCCTTCTACCCATCAATTGAAAAAACTCTACTCTGAGCACTCCAATGAAATCGAAATCTACTCGATCATTCAATACCTTTGCTTTAAGCAGCTCAAAAAGGTGAAGTCTTATGCTGAATCAAAAGGGGTCTTTTTAAAAGGAGATGTTCCCATTCTTGTCAGTCCTGACAGTGCCGATGTCTGGATGGACCCCACATTTTTTGATTTCAACTACGTTGCGGGAAGTCCCCCTAATCAGTTTAATCCTGAAGGACAATATTGGGGCTTTCCTCTTTATAACTGGCCTGCAATGAAGCAAGATCACTACGAATGGTGGAAAAAACGGCTTCTCACCGCTGCAGAACTTTATCACTTGTATCGGATCGATCACATTATTGGTTTTTTTCGCTTATGGGCAATTCCCCCTGATCAAGATCCTGCTCAAGGGACCTTCGTCCCAAGTGATCCAGCCATCATGGAAGCTCAAGGAGATCGAATTCTTCAAATTCTCGCCGGTTTTACTGATATGCTCCCGATCGGTGAAGACTTAGGACACCCCCCTTCTTTTTTACAGATGAGTCTCAACAAATACGGAATTCCCGGCACAAAAGTTTTTCGTTGGCAACGAGACTGGGCTAATGGAGAAACATTCATTCCTTACGAAAGTTACGAACCCATTAGCATGACCTCTGTTTCTACTCACGATCTTAGCACTGTCAGACTCTGGTGGAAGAAACATCCTAAAGAATCCAAAGCCTACGCTGCCTTCAAAGGATGGAAATATAAAAAAGAACTTTCTCCAGAGTATCAACTCGAAATCCTGTATGACAACCACCATAGTAGTAGCTTGTTTCACATCAATCTCTTGCAAGAGTATCTTGCTCTTGTCCCTGAGCTCACCTGGGAAAATCCAGATGATGAACGGATCAATTACCCAGGAACGCTCAAACCCCATAACTGGAAGTACCGATATAAGTTTCCACTAGAAACGCTTACAACGCACAATGCCTTCAATGAAGGCATAAAAAGAGTCCTTTCTTGA
- a CDS encoding protein-tyrosine phosphatase family protein, whose product MASQISLSLAPLASTTQPSQDLNDWLMKRIEPASISCFHQIFAKNIKELTSFEIEKLWQNLISPKLTIQLIHEDNEFSQVPLDSSISTVDCIELNSVTAITTSIGPLNASVVWDLAKPTFPPDLQSGAYWEHARSLQEALDSTTAQPVICAQLPHELTRGTYWRMVFEKNVGTLFSLTSARDCMKQVGSGYSSSSVPIEPLQEGRAADEFWPLLGETSRFKEAEIEVKQVAYTGPPPSSLKAEFKVCEFVLTDLKTSGQKTVRMIRYQSWGDGSSPNTHHDIQEFSNLLKTLQLPGGICLNCRASVGRSGTLAAYFILDSIRQAGIPLTIHLILKVVELIRKNRHFQMIQTQTQWSTLIHALAL is encoded by the coding sequence ATGGCATCTCAAATATCGCTATCTCTAGCGCCTTTGGCATCAACGACTCAACCTTCTCAAGACTTAAACGACTGGCTCATGAAACGTATAGAGCCTGCTAGTATTTCTTGTTTTCATCAGATTTTTGCAAAAAACATCAAAGAACTGACTTCATTTGAAATCGAGAAATTATGGCAGAATTTGATCTCCCCCAAATTGACAATTCAGCTGATTCATGAAGACAATGAATTTTCCCAGGTCCCTCTTGATTCCTCCATTTCAACAGTTGACTGCATCGAACTCAATTCTGTAACAGCCATCACGACATCGATTGGTCCACTGAATGCAAGTGTCGTCTGGGACTTAGCCAAACCAACCTTTCCTCCAGATCTTCAATCTGGCGCCTACTGGGAACATGCACGCTCACTTCAAGAAGCTCTCGACTCCACTACAGCCCAACCCGTCATTTGTGCACAACTCCCACACGAACTAACAAGAGGGACCTATTGGAGAATGGTTTTTGAGAAAAACGTTGGAACCTTATTTTCTCTCACAAGCGCTAGAGATTGCATGAAACAAGTCGGTTCTGGCTACTCTTCTTCCTCTGTCCCTATTGAGCCCCTTCAAGAAGGAAGAGCAGCTGATGAATTTTGGCCTCTCTTAGGAGAAACATCTCGTTTCAAAGAAGCTGAGATAGAAGTCAAACAAGTTGCTTACACTGGCCCCCCTCCCTCTTCTCTGAAAGCAGAGTTTAAGGTCTGCGAATTTGTTCTCACAGATCTCAAAACCTCAGGGCAAAAAACTGTGAGGATGATCCGGTATCAGAGTTGGGGCGATGGATCCTCCCCGAACACACATCACGACATTCAAGAATTTTCAAATCTGCTGAAAACCCTACAACTCCCTGGAGGAATTTGTCTAAATTGCCGCGCAAGTGTAGGACGGTCAGGAACTTTGGCAGCCTATTTCATTCTAGATTCAATTCGCCAAGCAGGGATTCCTCTCACAATCCATTTAATCCTGAAGGTTGTTGAACTGATTCGCAAAAACCGTCACTTTCAAATGATTCAAACGCAGACCCAATGGAGTACTCTCATCCATGCCCTCGCCCTCTAG